A stretch of Pseudomonas sp. CCC3.1 DNA encodes these proteins:
- the argA gene encoding amino-acid N-acetyltransferase, protein MHDYVNWLRHASPYINAHRDCTFIVMLPGDGVAHPNFGNIVHDLVLLHSLGVRLVLVHGSRPQIDSRLEARGRVPHYHKGMRITDAPTLECVIDAVGQLRIAIEARLSMDMASSPMQGSRLRVASGNLVTARPIGVLDGVDYHHTGEVRRVDRKGINRLLDERSIVLLSPLGYSPTGEIFNLACEDVATRAAIDLAADKLLLFGAESGLLDENGRLVRELRPQQVPAHMKRLGSDYQAELLEAAAEACSGGVARSHIVSYAEDGALLTELFTRHGGGTLVAQEQFEVTREAAIEDVGGLLELISPLEEQGILVRRSREVLEREIEQFSVVEREGMIIACAALYQIADSDAGELACLAVNPEYRHGRRGDELLERIENRARAQGLKTLFVLTTRTAHWFRERGFEPSSVERLPAARASLYNFQRNSKIFEKAL, encoded by the coding sequence ATGCACGATTACGTTAACTGGCTGCGTCATGCTTCTCCTTACATCAATGCTCATCGCGACTGCACCTTCATCGTCATGCTCCCTGGCGACGGTGTAGCGCATCCCAATTTTGGCAACATCGTCCACGACCTGGTGCTGTTGCACAGCCTGGGTGTGCGCCTGGTGCTGGTTCACGGCTCACGTCCGCAAATCGACAGTCGCCTCGAAGCGCGTGGCCGGGTGCCGCATTACCACAAAGGCATGCGCATCACCGACGCGCCGACGCTGGAGTGCGTGATCGACGCCGTTGGCCAATTGCGCATTGCGATTGAAGCGCGCTTGTCGATGGACATGGCCTCGTCGCCCATGCAGGGCTCGCGCCTGCGGGTGGCCAGCGGCAACCTGGTCACCGCGCGGCCGATTGGCGTGCTGGATGGCGTGGACTACCACCACACCGGCGAAGTGCGCCGGGTCGACCGCAAAGGTATCAATCGCCTGCTGGACGAGCGCTCCATCGTGTTGCTGTCGCCTTTGGGCTACTCACCGACCGGAGAAATCTTCAACCTGGCCTGCGAAGACGTCGCCACCCGTGCCGCCATCGACCTTGCGGCGGACAAACTGCTGCTGTTCGGCGCCGAGTCCGGCTTGCTCGATGAAAACGGGCGCTTGGTCCGTGAGTTGCGTCCACAACAAGTGCCCGCGCACATGAAACGTCTGGGCAGCGATTATCAGGCCGAGTTGCTCGAAGCGGCGGCCGAGGCGTGCAGCGGCGGCGTGGCCCGCAGCCACATCGTCAGCTACGCCGAAGATGGCGCGCTGCTGACCGAATTGTTTACCCGTCATGGTGGCGGAACGCTGGTGGCCCAAGAGCAATTCGAAGTCACCCGCGAAGCCGCGATTGAAGACGTGGGTGGCTTGCTGGAACTGATCAGCCCGCTGGAAGAACAAGGCATTTTGGTGCGCCGTTCGCGTGAAGTGCTGGAGCGCGAGATCGAACAATTCAGCGTGGTCGAGCGCGAAGGCATGATCATCGCCTGTGCAGCGCTGTATCAAATTGCCGATTCGGACGCCGGTGAACTGGCGTGTCTGGCAGTAAACCCGGAGTACCGTCATGGTCGCCGGGGTGATGAACTGCTGGAGCGCATCGAAAACCGTGCACGGGCACAGGGCCTCAAAACCTTGTTCGTGCTGACGACCCGCACGGCGCACTGGTTCCGCGAGCGCGGCTTCGAGCCTAGCAGCGTAGAGCGTCTGCCAGCGGCGCGAGCGTCGCTGTACAACTTCCAGCGCAACTCCAAAATTTTCGAAAAAGCGCTGTAA